One segment of Candidatus Fokinia solitaria DNA contains the following:
- a CDS encoding beta-ketoacyl-ACP synthase 3 → MLLSILNVSSYIPAKCVTNADIVATIDSNDEWITSRTGITQRYIADGESETTTLMSYNACKRVFESTTTISPSDIDCIVVATTTQDSSFPSTANMLQNKLDIKNGKCFSFDLQAACSGFTYGLHVINGLHTLHKQSSSAPFRALLVGVDTMSKLVDWSDRNTCILFGDGASAVLLSDNADDFSDIGENAGIVKTDIVTEAEGVSSLFVDPPLGSGKLHMNGRDVFKKAINGMVQMANSLAKKTSIALTDIDLFIPHQANIRIIHNVADILRVDTDKFMTTIQKHANTSAASIPLALEEAVKSQKLRRGNTVMLLSAGAGMTFGGAILKY, encoded by the coding sequence ATGCTTCTATCCATACTGAATGTATCTTCATATATTCCCGCAAAATGCGTGACAAATGCTGATATCGTAGCAACAATAGATTCAAACGATGAATGGATTACAAGCAGAACAGGGATAACACAAAGGTATATAGCTGATGGAGAGAGTGAAACTACCACATTGATGTCGTATAATGCATGCAAAAGAGTTTTTGAAAGTACTACAACAATATCTCCTAGTGATATTGACTGCATAGTAGTTGCGACTACAACTCAAGATTCATCATTTCCGTCTACCGCTAACATGCTTCAGAATAAGCTTGATATCAAGAACGGTAAGTGCTTTAGCTTCGATCTTCAAGCGGCGTGTTCAGGCTTCACATATGGCTTACATGTGATAAATGGACTGCATACACTTCATAAACAGTCTTCTTCAGCGCCTTTTAGAGCGCTTCTTGTCGGTGTTGATACTATGTCTAAACTTGTAGACTGGAGTGATAGAAATACGTGTATACTGTTTGGCGACGGTGCCTCTGCGGTATTATTATCAGATAATGCGGATGATTTCTCAGATATTGGTGAAAATGCTGGTATTGTAAAAACAGACATTGTCACTGAAGCAGAAGGAGTTAGTTCGCTATTCGTAGATCCTCCTTTAGGAAGTGGTAAACTACACATGAATGGAAGAGATGTTTTTAAGAAAGCCATAAATGGTATGGTGCAAATGGCAAACTCTTTAGCGAAAAAAACTTCAATAGCTTTAACGGATATAGATTTGTTTATTCCACATCAAGCGAATATCAGAATTATACACAATGTTGCTGATATATTGAGAGTAGATACTGATAAATTTATGACAACTATACAAAAGCATGCAAACACCTCTGCAGCTTCTATTCCATTGGCATTAGAAGAAGCAGTAAAGAGTCAAAAGCTTAGAAGAGGAAACACTGTCATGCTACTATCAGCAGGCGCAGGAATGACTTTCGGTGGCGCAATTCTGAAATATTAG
- a CDS encoding DNA adenine methylase has protein sequence MKIYDKQTPRPFIKWAGGKRMILNELLTALPVKINDYYEPFVGGGALFFKIYKTAKYCYLSDLNSVLIGSYNAIKTDTVTLIKKLQYHALNHTTKYYYEIREHFSQSDDLIERSAKFIYLMKTCYNGLYRVNKSNKFNTPAGNYKNPGICDSANLYAVAEALQMTDVSCQDFEYITPKKGDFVYFDPPYHRVQNNSFVKYTDIGFYEQEQVKLRDFAVMLGNRGVNVMISNSDTAFIRELYSNFKSRTILAPRIINCKTSRRSSVLERLITNY, from the coding sequence ATGAAGATTTACGATAAACAAACGCCAAGACCGTTTATAAAATGGGCAGGAGGAAAAAGAATGATATTAAACGAGCTTCTTACCGCTTTGCCAGTAAAAATAAACGATTATTATGAACCTTTCGTAGGTGGTGGTGCTTTATTTTTTAAAATTTATAAAACAGCTAAGTATTGTTATCTTTCAGATTTAAATTCAGTTCTAATTGGCAGTTATAATGCAATAAAAACCGATACTGTAACGCTTATCAAAAAGCTACAGTATCACGCGTTAAATCATACGACAAAATATTATTACGAAATTAGAGAGCATTTCTCTCAATCAGACGATTTGATAGAACGTTCAGCTAAATTTATATATCTTATGAAAACGTGCTATAATGGACTTTATAGAGTCAATAAGAGCAATAAATTTAATACTCCTGCTGGAAATTATAAAAATCCCGGCATTTGCGATAGTGCTAATTTATACGCTGTTGCCGAGGCACTTCAAATGACTGATGTTAGCTGCCAAGATTTTGAGTATATTACCCCTAAAAAAGGCGATTTTGTCTACTTCGATCCACCGTATCACAGAGTGCAAAACAACTCTTTCGTAAAATACACCGATATTGGATTTTATGAGCAAGAACAAGTAAAACTTAGAGATTTTGCGGTAATGCTTGGTAACCGAGGCGTAAATGTGATGATCTCAAATTCTGATACTGCTTTTATCAGAGAGTTATATTCTAATTTTAAAAGCCGTACAATCCTTGCGCCAAGGATAATAAATTGCAAAACAAGTAGAAGAAGTTCTGTTTTGGAAAGGTTAATCACGAATTATTAA
- a CDS encoding HU family DNA-binding protein: MNVEIENVMHSQKVVEALMREHNITKNDAYKIWDSFCRNIMGAVMSYATVSIPGFGMIQMYGKEQDSVVVHYLNMHSAKSVKHAVMLNLAKNSKSV; encoded by the coding sequence ATGAACGTAGAGATAGAAAATGTAATGCATTCTCAAAAAGTGGTAGAAGCGCTTATGAGAGAGCATAACATCACTAAGAATGATGCATATAAGATATGGGATTCTTTCTGTAGAAATATAATGGGCGCTGTAATGTCGTACGCAACTGTGTCAATACCAGGGTTTGGTATGATCCAAATGTATGGCAAAGAGCAGGATAGCGTTGTAGTGCATTACTTAAACATGCATAGTGCAAAGAGTGTGAAACATGCTGTGATGCTGAATTTAGCTAAAAATTCAAAAAGCGTTTAA
- the yidC gene encoding membrane protein insertase YidC, with translation MDKRFFTVLLLCVSFLIGWQMFVVPFFTKDAEKQEILAKKYESLDQSSDLAIDASIHSPHDTTSIDIENDYVRVQINPLGATLSEVNLKKFLDDSGKEIELLYDHSPRDYKGTVGFSYDAAVEQSDFYPSSQSLWNIHKIAENAAVLQFQNKYGIRFYISLELDESYILSAKYWFDGDSSMKISAYPFMKFQKNTKEYQYSIMYSKNDKLYEIGQSDDERLTANDVKWLGIGEKYWLLATFFPQKGNMKLMVKSVEAEGVKLIGYRIMLRADEALLPNKKSEILLFIGPKQHAVIQQCEEEYSLALFHKNMDFGILYFIVVPIYKLLIGINKFTNNFGISIIFLTIIIKTLLVPIAYSGAKNTKKISLVAPEIEKIKQQYGNDKIGAHNATMTLYKRYKIKPLRTLLMLLIQLPIFFSLYKIFSIAIEMRHASFAFWITDLSIPDPSNIFNLFGLLDLSLPSGLRLNLLSILMAGTLFIQQQVQAYGIPQSPEHNLAFKIMPIIMLFISLSFPSGLMIYWITSNVFSIAQQFCMRYALNSIKL, from the coding sequence ATGGATAAGAGATTTTTTACCGTTCTACTACTCTGCGTATCCTTCTTAATAGGATGGCAGATGTTTGTTGTGCCATTCTTCACAAAAGATGCTGAAAAGCAAGAGATCTTAGCAAAGAAGTATGAATCTTTAGATCAATCATCAGATCTTGCTATTGATGCAAGCATTCATTCTCCTCATGATACTACTTCTATCGATATAGAAAATGATTACGTAAGAGTGCAAATTAATCCACTTGGTGCAACTCTGAGTGAAGTAAATTTGAAGAAATTTCTCGATGATAGTGGTAAGGAAATCGAACTTTTATACGATCACTCTCCTAGAGATTACAAAGGTACCGTAGGATTTTCGTATGATGCCGCTGTTGAACAATCAGACTTTTACCCTTCTTCTCAAAGTTTATGGAATATTCATAAAATCGCTGAAAATGCAGCAGTTCTACAATTTCAAAATAAGTACGGAATAAGATTTTATATATCGCTTGAACTCGATGAAAGCTATATTTTATCCGCTAAATATTGGTTTGATGGAGACTCTTCTATGAAGATTTCAGCTTATCCTTTTATGAAATTTCAAAAAAATACCAAAGAGTATCAGTACTCTATAATGTATTCTAAGAATGATAAGTTATACGAAATAGGACAATCAGATGATGAAAGATTAACAGCGAATGATGTTAAATGGCTTGGCATTGGAGAAAAGTACTGGCTATTAGCTACATTCTTTCCTCAAAAAGGCAATATGAAGCTTATGGTTAAATCAGTAGAAGCGGAAGGAGTGAAATTAATAGGATATAGAATTATGCTAAGAGCTGACGAAGCCCTCTTACCTAATAAAAAGTCTGAAATATTACTATTTATAGGCCCTAAGCAACATGCGGTAATACAACAATGTGAAGAAGAATACTCTTTAGCTTTGTTTCATAAAAATATGGATTTCGGAATATTATACTTCATAGTAGTACCGATATATAAGCTCTTGATAGGAATTAATAAATTCACCAACAATTTTGGAATATCTATCATATTTCTTACGATCATAATAAAGACTTTATTAGTACCTATTGCTTACTCTGGTGCAAAAAATACTAAGAAAATTAGCCTTGTTGCGCCGGAAATAGAGAAGATTAAACAGCAATATGGAAATGATAAAATAGGCGCGCATAACGCTACGATGACATTGTATAAACGCTATAAAATAAAACCGTTACGTACATTGTTGATGCTCTTGATACAACTTCCAATCTTTTTCTCGCTGTATAAGATTTTCTCAATCGCGATAGAAATGCGACATGCTTCATTTGCCTTTTGGATTACTGATTTATCGATACCTGATCCAAGTAATATATTTAATCTATTCGGATTATTGGACTTATCTCTTCCGAGTGGACTACGCTTAAATCTGCTTTCCATACTCATGGCTGGCACATTATTCATACAGCAGCAGGTACAAGCATATGGAATACCGCAAAGTCCAGAGCATAATCTAGCATTTAAAATAATGCCTATCATAATGCTTTTCATCTCACTGTCATTTCCTTCCGGGTTAATGATATACTGGATTACTAGTAATGTATTCTCCATTGCACAGCAGTTTTGTATGCGTTATGCATTGAACAGTATAAAGCTGTAG
- a CDS encoding inositol monophosphatase family protein gives MLDNALKTMLAAVRKAGTYVSRDFYEGENRPQSKGVASFFTKTDLYSENNIVKELFSAGYKYHFLTEENSDIAYTCNMQAQNQNLIWVLDPLDGTTNFINHHPLIGISLALARGNVENDKAIIRDVIVGVIYLPILSEAYFSTLEGAFLSDKNGNNVKLHNKIAGKLEKTALAHSIFMFSFPKEDMDHTSDKAAQFNATLEKIKAFQCCLRISGSIVSDMIYLLTGKAVAVMHYSCKIWDVAAGFAILKQSNYKFISPLTGEYLSDPESLCTSGFIAGNSFVINLLRREFFAKA, from the coding sequence ATGCTAGATAACGCTCTAAAAACAATGTTAGCTGCTGTGAGAAAAGCCGGCACTTATGTTAGCAGAGATTTCTACGAAGGAGAGAATAGGCCTCAATCAAAAGGAGTGGCAAGTTTTTTTACGAAGACAGATCTATACTCGGAAAACAATATTGTAAAAGAACTTTTTAGTGCAGGGTATAAGTATCATTTTTTGACAGAGGAAAATTCTGACATTGCATATACATGCAATATGCAAGCGCAGAATCAAAATTTGATTTGGGTACTAGATCCGTTGGATGGTACTACAAACTTTATAAATCATCATCCGCTTATAGGAATATCGCTAGCTCTAGCTAGAGGCAATGTAGAAAATGACAAAGCGATAATACGTGATGTAATTGTTGGTGTTATATACTTGCCGATTTTATCTGAAGCATATTTTAGCACATTAGAAGGTGCGTTTTTATCAGATAAAAACGGTAATAATGTAAAGCTGCATAACAAAATTGCTGGTAAGTTAGAAAAGACAGCTTTGGCGCACAGTATTTTTATGTTTTCCTTTCCGAAAGAAGATATGGATCACACTAGTGATAAAGCAGCGCAATTTAATGCTACTCTCGAAAAAATTAAAGCATTTCAGTGTTGTTTACGTATTAGCGGTTCGATAGTGTCAGATATGATATATTTATTGACGGGAAAGGCTGTTGCGGTAATGCACTACTCATGTAAAATATGGGACGTTGCAGCAGGATTTGCTATATTAAAGCAATCAAATTATAAATTCATCTCTCCACTTACTGGAGAATACTTAAGTGATCCCGAATCACTATGTACAAGTGGCTTTATAGCTGGAAATTCGTTTGTGATTAATTTGCTGCGTAGGGAGTTTTTTGCGAAAGCTTAA
- the rplW gene encoding 50S ribosomal protein L23 translates to MPINSLYDVIKSVKFSEKTELLKNMKVTSKDGEKDKKKYVLVVSKDATKLLIQKAVEKFLSAGVDKVNVINVKPSTRVFRGKKGVVSGYKKAIVTLKEGQQIPEFSS, encoded by the coding sequence ATGCCGATCAATAGTCTGTATGACGTTATAAAGAGCGTGAAGTTTTCGGAAAAAACCGAATTGCTGAAAAACATGAAGGTAACTTCAAAAGATGGAGAAAAGGATAAGAAAAAGTACGTCTTAGTTGTGTCAAAAGATGCCACAAAATTACTTATACAAAAGGCGGTAGAGAAGTTTTTAAGTGCAGGCGTTGATAAAGTAAATGTGATTAATGTGAAGCCTTCTACGAGAGTATTTCGCGGTAAAAAGGGCGTTGTTTCCGGTTATAAGAAAGCTATTGTAACTCTCAAAGAAGGGCAGCAAATTCCTGAATTCTCATCTTGA
- a CDS encoding DNA polymerase III subunit chi, with protein sequence MEMTLFLAQNAVEQHSMTYNIIDGALSKYSRVLVSFTSREEELFYDGMLWSHKKISFIPHGMAHEELPTHQPVLLGDSFNNIHNNPELFIAMSRMRLKEYELLNTSIWRTLQRIALIVNIQDISLDLHNPIYKDNLLRKLHDSNAFDIDIESILHYITSINISLYKDLKWSKIPVI encoded by the coding sequence ATGGAGATGACATTATTTCTTGCGCAGAATGCGGTAGAGCAGCACTCTATGACATATAATATCATAGATGGTGCACTGAGTAAGTACAGCAGAGTACTCGTTTCTTTCACCTCTCGTGAGGAAGAATTATTCTACGATGGTATGCTTTGGAGTCATAAAAAAATCTCTTTCATACCTCATGGAATGGCGCATGAGGAATTACCTACGCATCAACCTGTACTACTAGGCGATTCATTTAACAATATCCATAATAACCCTGAGCTTTTTATCGCTATGAGTAGAATGCGATTAAAAGAGTATGAACTGCTGAATACCAGTATATGGCGCACTTTACAGAGAATAGCACTCATAGTAAACATACAAGATATATCACTCGATCTTCATAATCCTATATATAAAGACAACTTGCTACGTAAATTGCATGATAGCAATGCATTTGATATAGATATTGAAAGCATCCTTCACTATATTACTTCTATTAATATCTCCCTTTATAAAGATCTGAAGTGGAGTAAAATACCAGTGATATAA
- the gltX gene encoding glutamate--tRNA ligase, with translation MTVTRFAPSPSGYLHIGSARTALFNWLTSRKDGGKFLLRIEDTDSQRLQENALSSILDSMLWLGITWDGETVFQSLNKTRHQEVAHSLVEKGAAYYCYMSKEEIEDFHQLHPTKKLISPWSAAVPPSPIKDRSPVIRLRVSHCAHNAEYVSFTDTVRGVLTVTCSELDDMILLRSDGTPTYMLAVVVDDHDMNISHVIRGDDHISNTFRQILIYNGMKWNIPKYTHIPLIHDMDGHKLSKRKGAISVEEYKKMGYLPEALRNYLIRLGWGGDGTTEIADISMLLSKFSIDEISKSPSRFDIAKLRNINLHYIKNASPQDLLHACIEMLRTHSTKASLIQNELYMDKLQLTINCKELVDRFYTLEELVLFVEKYILPFNKDAITHIVEENKDACRIILQQFLILLQNDNSEQVSLNEIKGILDALFILASSVKIQKGALIQCIRRSLMFGESNGPDIKLITSLLARSEIVYRVHSHLKAIDK, from the coding sequence ATGACAGTAACTCGTTTCGCGCCTTCTCCTAGTGGATATCTGCATATAGGTTCTGCACGTACAGCACTTTTCAACTGGCTTACTTCTCGTAAGGATGGAGGAAAATTTCTACTAAGAATAGAAGATACAGATTCTCAGAGACTGCAGGAAAATGCGCTCAGCTCAATATTAGATAGCATGTTATGGTTAGGTATAACCTGGGATGGTGAAACAGTTTTTCAATCTCTCAATAAAACTCGACATCAAGAAGTTGCACATTCTCTTGTGGAGAAAGGGGCGGCGTATTATTGCTATATGTCAAAAGAGGAGATAGAAGACTTTCATCAGTTACACCCTACAAAGAAGCTTATCAGTCCATGGAGTGCAGCTGTACCTCCATCGCCAATAAAAGATCGTAGTCCAGTAATAAGATTGAGGGTGTCACACTGTGCACATAATGCAGAGTATGTATCCTTTACTGATACCGTAAGAGGAGTACTCACCGTTACATGCAGTGAATTAGACGACATGATATTGCTTAGATCTGATGGTACTCCTACTTATATGCTTGCGGTAGTAGTAGATGATCACGATATGAATATCAGCCATGTGATCAGAGGAGATGATCATATTTCTAATACATTTCGTCAAATTCTCATATATAACGGTATGAAATGGAATATACCGAAATACACTCATATCCCTCTAATCCACGATATGGATGGACATAAATTATCTAAAAGAAAAGGCGCTATATCTGTAGAAGAGTATAAAAAAATGGGGTACCTCCCGGAAGCTTTACGCAACTATCTTATAAGACTTGGATGGGGGGGAGATGGTACCACAGAAATAGCAGATATTTCCATGCTTTTATCGAAATTTTCCATAGATGAAATTTCTAAATCTCCATCTCGTTTTGATATAGCTAAATTGCGTAATATCAATCTCCATTACATTAAAAATGCATCTCCACAAGATTTACTTCACGCTTGTATTGAGATGTTGCGCACTCATAGTACGAAAGCTTCTCTTATTCAGAATGAATTATACATGGATAAGTTACAGCTAACGATAAATTGCAAAGAACTGGTTGATAGATTTTATACTCTTGAAGAATTAGTACTATTTGTCGAAAAATATATATTGCCCTTTAATAAGGATGCTATCACTCACATAGTAGAAGAAAATAAAGACGCTTGCCGTATTATATTACAGCAATTCTTGATATTGCTACAAAATGACAATAGTGAGCAAGTTTCCTTAAACGAAATAAAAGGAATACTTGATGCATTATTTATTCTTGCTTCTTCTGTCAAAATACAGAAAGGTGCTTTGATACAGTGCATCAGAAGAAGTCTTATGTTTGGAGAAAGCAATGGGCCAGATATAAAACTTATTACCTCTCTTTTAGCACGAAGCGAAATAGTTTACAGAGTGCATAGCCATTTGAAAGCGATTGATAAATAA
- a CDS encoding signal recognition particle receptor subunit alpha, with protein MLKSFYSKLKEFSISNSLKTLFSNENDDIRSKMLLSELERVLIEADISVHLVPRITQQIKGNTFESVKEELKSSITQILNIVEHSSPLSKALFDKIKLKEKHYSILICGVNGSGKSTTIAKISNLLKLNEYKIIVAAADTFRAAATEQLERMLLKVGIASQDIFAPSGNCDPSSVCYQGFEEAINKDYDIFIADTAGRLPTNVDLARQLEKMAKIMNKLHVNAPSEVILVVDGTSGQNVLSQVSAFNEIVKISGLIVTKLDNRAKGGTIISVVDKYKIPVLAICSGENMSAIQKFDVKEFVDNMIQ; from the coding sequence GTGTTGAAATCGTTCTACTCCAAGTTAAAAGAGTTCTCAATCTCTAACTCATTAAAGACTCTCTTTTCTAATGAGAATGATGATATCAGAAGTAAAATGCTACTTTCAGAGTTAGAGAGAGTATTGATAGAGGCAGATATCAGCGTGCATTTAGTACCTCGTATTACGCAACAAATAAAAGGTAACACATTTGAATCGGTAAAAGAGGAATTGAAAAGTAGTATTACGCAAATTTTGAATATCGTAGAGCATAGTAGCCCTCTTTCTAAAGCACTATTTGATAAGATTAAATTGAAGGAAAAGCACTACTCTATACTAATTTGCGGAGTAAATGGCAGTGGAAAATCTACAACAATAGCTAAAATCAGTAATCTACTAAAGTTGAATGAGTATAAGATTATAGTTGCGGCTGCAGATACATTTAGAGCTGCGGCAACTGAACAGCTAGAAAGGATGTTGTTAAAAGTCGGAATAGCATCTCAAGATATTTTTGCACCTTCTGGTAACTGCGATCCTTCATCGGTGTGCTATCAAGGCTTTGAAGAAGCAATAAATAAAGATTACGATATTTTTATTGCTGATACTGCCGGTAGATTGCCGACTAACGTTGATTTAGCGCGTCAATTGGAGAAAATGGCAAAAATTATGAATAAGCTGCATGTCAATGCGCCTTCAGAGGTTATTTTAGTAGTAGACGGCACTTCCGGACAGAATGTCTTATCACAAGTGTCTGCCTTCAATGAAATAGTGAAAATTAGCGGACTTATAGTGACAAAATTAGATAATAGAGCTAAAGGAGGCACTATCATTAGTGTCGTTGATAAATATAAAATACCTGTACTGGCTATATGTAGCGGAGAAAACATGAGTGCAATACAAAAATTTGATGTAAAAGAATTTGTTGATAATATGATACAATAG
- a CDS encoding dihydroneopterin aldolase, whose product MGLSDFSTAILRISQLALLVHLGCSKEERQFKQEVWIDVSLEFSTLPNACLDDRISSCVCYKSLCDKILLFAEKASFNTIERLAYAIYEIITDYIIKSSENPFKHAIEVDIHKKNTPTTAIREGAFFKLRINNDVNVFDTL is encoded by the coding sequence ATGGGACTATCAGATTTTTCTACAGCAATATTGCGAATTTCACAACTCGCATTACTTGTTCATCTTGGATGTTCTAAAGAAGAGAGGCAATTTAAACAAGAAGTATGGATAGATGTTTCTCTAGAATTTTCCACACTACCAAATGCATGTTTAGATGATAGGATATCATCCTGCGTATGCTATAAGTCATTATGCGATAAAATACTTTTATTTGCGGAAAAAGCTTCTTTCAATACAATAGAGAGACTCGCATATGCCATATACGAAATTATCACTGACTACATTATAAAATCTTCAGAAAATCCTTTTAAGCATGCAATAGAAGTGGATATACATAAGAAAAATACTCCTACTACAGCAATAAGAGAAGGCGCTTTTTTTAAGCTGAGAATTAACAATGATGTAAATGTGTTTGATACGCTGTAA
- a CDS encoding MJ0042-type zinc finger domain-containing protein, which yields MSNIRCDNCGAVFRISENTLLVDHPRFVRCGVCEHEWLAEASDLIPELTEQYDAVHSVIPQNAEYVARESDSKAMKMIFNVVCGFLLLLLFINLFTLLFIYKAEVIGSVFPIMRTIYEKLGLEFWS from the coding sequence ATGAGTAACATACGCTGCGATAACTGTGGTGCAGTATTCAGAATATCTGAGAATACTCTATTAGTAGATCATCCAAGATTTGTACGATGTGGCGTATGCGAACATGAATGGCTTGCAGAAGCGTCAGATCTTATTCCAGAACTCACCGAGCAATATGATGCAGTACACTCAGTTATACCTCAAAATGCTGAGTATGTTGCAAGGGAAAGCGACTCAAAAGCAATGAAGATGATATTTAATGTCGTCTGTGGCTTTTTGCTACTACTTCTATTTATAAACCTCTTTACATTACTCTTTATTTATAAAGCTGAGGTAATTGGTTCTGTCTTCCCTATTATGAGGACGATTTACGAAAAATTAGGATTAGAATTTTGGTCATGA
- a CDS encoding tRNA (adenosine(37)-N6)-dimethylallyltransferase, with product MTDGRKFRFISHDITTEMCTTEHALRYLCAAARDKETILFIYGETCSGKSDFAMKLANMFPACIINADSTQVYKEVDVLTDQPSNSIKSRKSHYLYGFYDVLNKKRFCVADWFYMALEEISYASENDVTPIVVGGTGLYMYVLLHGLLSATKEGVRQLIHKGLKERYKKVVCAWLHPDRRFLYDKINYRTSTILHNGAIEEVENLMKRAYNSNFPLEDIPRIIGLHDIIKHLQNELSYTQLLERMQQKTRNYAKRQVTWFSHKMIPDIIVKV from the coding sequence GTGACTGATGGAAGGAAGTTTCGTTTTATTTCGCATGATATTACCACTGAAATGTGTACGACGGAGCATGCGCTAAGATATTTGTGCGCGGCAGCAAGAGATAAGGAAACGATTTTGTTTATCTATGGAGAGACTTGTAGTGGAAAATCCGATTTCGCAATGAAGCTTGCGAATATGTTTCCAGCATGCATTATTAATGCCGATTCTACTCAAGTATACAAAGAAGTAGATGTACTTACAGATCAACCATCGAATAGTATCAAAAGTAGAAAGTCGCACTACTTATACGGCTTTTATGATGTTTTGAATAAAAAACGCTTTTGTGTTGCAGATTGGTTTTATATGGCATTGGAAGAAATATCATATGCAAGCGAAAATGATGTCACTCCAATAGTGGTAGGAGGCACAGGACTTTACATGTATGTTCTCCTTCATGGTCTACTATCTGCAACAAAGGAAGGAGTGAGGCAACTTATTCATAAAGGATTAAAGGAGCGTTATAAGAAAGTTGTATGCGCATGGCTTCATCCCGATAGAAGATTTTTATATGATAAAATAAATTACAGAACGAGTACTATTTTACATAATGGCGCTATCGAAGAAGTAGAAAATCTCATGAAGAGAGCTTATAACAGCAACTTTCCGCTAGAAGACATACCGCGTATTATAGGATTGCACGACATAATAAAACACCTCCAAAATGAACTATCATATACACAACTCTTAGAAAGAATGCAGCAAAAGACGAGAAATTATGCTAAGAGGCAAGTAACATGGTTTTCACATAAGATGATCCCCGACATCATCGTAAAAGTCTAA
- the nth gene encoding endonuclease III, with amino-acid sequence MSKTLINSREISKIFKILQLSISKPEIELNYHNPFSLLVAVILSAQSTDIMVNKITDKLFNIAKTPEEFLKLGEEGLKQYIKSINYFNVKAKHITQCAALLLNRDMPDTLEELVKLPGIGRKSANVILNVIFHKHTVAVDTHVFRVSNRIGLCSTQNPFQTEIILEKIIPKRFLKIAHHLLVLHGRYTCKARKPLCLECKINKLCKKLL; translated from the coding sequence ATGAGTAAAACGCTGATAAATAGCAGAGAAATATCTAAGATATTTAAAATACTTCAGCTTTCCATCTCAAAGCCAGAAATAGAGCTTAATTATCATAATCCATTCTCGTTACTTGTAGCTGTTATACTATCAGCACAAAGTACTGATATAATGGTCAACAAGATTACAGATAAGCTATTTAATATAGCAAAAACTCCCGAGGAATTTTTAAAGCTTGGAGAAGAAGGTTTGAAGCAGTATATTAAATCTATTAACTATTTTAACGTAAAAGCTAAACATATTACTCAATGCGCTGCACTGCTTCTGAATAGAGACATGCCAGATACTCTTGAAGAACTTGTGAAACTTCCTGGAATTGGAAGAAAATCCGCTAATGTAATATTAAATGTGATATTTCACAAACATACGGTAGCGGTAGATACTCATGTATTCAGAGTTTCTAACAGAATTGGACTCTGTAGTACACAAAATCCATTTCAAACAGAAATTATATTAGAAAAGATAATACCAAAACGCTTTCTAAAAATTGCGCATCATCTTTTAGTTTTGCATGGAAGATACACATGTAAAGCGAGAAAGCCACTATGTTTAGAATGTAAAATTAATAAATTATGCAAAAAACTTCTTTGA
- the infA gene encoding translation initiation factor IF-1, which yields MSKDDMIEMHGKVTELLPNAMFRVELDNQHQIIAYTSGKMRKNRIKILVGDRVTVEISPYDLRKGRVVHRTAGVKKADES from the coding sequence ATGAGTAAGGATGATATGATAGAAATGCATGGTAAGGTTACTGAACTTTTACCTAATGCCATGTTTAGAGTGGAGTTAGATAATCAGCATCAGATTATTGCTTATACTTCTGGAAAGATGAGAAAGAACAGAATTAAGATATTGGTAGGAGATAGGGTAACAGTAGAGATAAGTCCGTATGACTTGAGAAAGGGAAGGGTTGTACATCGTACTGCTGGAGTTAAAAAAGCAGACGAAAGTTAA